The nucleotide sequence CCGTCGCCGTGGTGTTGCTGCCTTCGTTGAAGTAGCTCAGGCCCGCGTTGACCACGTAGGGGGACTGCCCCTGCAGGGCGCGGTTGCGCTCCAGCACCGTGATCTCGGATGCGCCGGTGCCGGGCAGGTAGTAGCGGATCAGGCCGCCCGCATCCACGTCCGACTGCACCAGGGTGATGTTGGCGTTCGCGGTGAACGGCGTGAGCCCATCGGCGAAGATGGACAGCGGCGCGCGCAGCTCGATCTCGGTCCCGTAGTTCTGCGCGCTCGGCGCGTTCACCCAGGTCTTGATGAGCTCGGTGCTGGGAAGCACCTGCACCTCGATCGGGTTCGTGAAGTCCTTGTAGAAACCCGAGATCGCGATCAGGGCGCCCGGCTGGAAGAACCACTCCCAGCGCAGGTCGTAGTTCTGGATGCGGCTCACGTCCAGCTCCGGGTTCCCGACCACCAGGAATCCACCGGCGTAGTCCGCGAAGGAGAACGGCGCCAGCTCGCGGAGCTGGGGGCGGGCCAGCGTCTGCGACGCGCTGGCGCGGATGTTCATGGCCTCGCCGAGGTTCAGCGTCAGGTTGATCGCCGGAAGCACCTGCGTGCGCTCGAGGTCCGCCCCGGTCAACGGGGTCTGACCCGCCTGCGGGAAGAGGTCCGTCGGGTCCACCAGCTGGCGGGAACGCTCCACCCGGGCGCCGCCCACGAGGCGCAGCCGCGGCAGGATCTCCGCATCCATCATCACGTAGGCTGCGTCGATGTCCTCGGAGGCCGTGTAGTTGTCCGTCCGGAAGGTGGCTTCCTGGATCTCGAAGCCCGTCGGCGAGATGTACTGGGGCTGGAACAGCTCGTCCGGCTCCAGCGCGCGCACCTCGGAGTTGATGTCGGATCCCTGGGGCCGGAAGCGGAAGCGGCGGGAGTACGCGTCCCGGTCCTTCCGGTCCGCGCTGGCGCCCACCTGCAGCGTGGCGGGAAGGCCGCGCAGCGTGAAGGGCACCTTGAGGTTGGCACCGCCGCTCATGCCGTCGTCCACCATGTCCTGGTGGAAGACGCTGCCGCTCTGGATGAAGTCGTCCCAGAAGAACTGCCCGTTGAATTCGCGGTACAGCGACTCGCGGGTGTTGGGCTCGTAGCGCTCGGCGCGCGTGTAGCTGGCGCGCCAGTCGAAGCCCACGTTGCCGAGGCCGGAGAACTCGTGTTGCCCGCGCAGCTGACCGTTGGTCAGCGTCTGGGCCACGTACTGGATGCGCGTGTTCCGCTGGTCGGTGTTCGAATCCAGGTTGAACCCCTGGAGCGAACGGGCCGCGTCGTCGGTGAGCCGGTTGTAGACGCCGTTGATGGTCAGCCGGTGCGTGGGCGCCAGCTCGTAGGACGCGTTGACGAGCGCGCCCAGGGACACCGAGTGCGTCGTCACCTGTCCGGCGTAGTCCACCTCGGGGTCGCTGCCGCCCGACGCGCTGAACGCGCGCTCGACGAGATCGGTCTGGACGCCGTAGTCGCTCGACTGGTTGATGGAGGCCAGGAAGCCGAACGAGCGGTCGAAGAGCTCGAACTCGTCACCGAACGACAGCCCGAAGCTCTCGTTCACGGGAATCGACTGGTTCGACGGCCCCCAGGCACCGCTGAAGGCCTGTCCGAAAGCCTGGAGCTCGGCGGGCGTGAAGTTCGAGCGGTTGATGGGCCGGTCTCCGGGCAGGAGGGACGGCAGGTCGCGCGTGCCGTCGTCGAAGCCCAGGAAGTCGTAGCCGCCCCCGGCGTAGCCGAGGCCGTCCTGCAGGGACACGGCGGAGTTGTAGCCGGAAGAGGCGCTGACGTTGAAGATGCGGAACGCGGGGAAGTCCTTGGTGCGGAGCTGGACCAGCCCGCCCGCGTAGTCCCCCGGCTGGTCGGGCGAATAGCTCTTCGCCGTCACGATGCTCTCGAGCATGCTCGAGGGAATGACGTCCAGCGGGATGACCTTCTTGTCCGGCACCGGCGACGCCAGGGGCGCGCCGTTGAGCGTGGTCGAGCTGTAGCGCTCGCCGAGCCCGCGCACGTACGCGTATTTCCCGTCCACGACGGACAGCCCGGGCACGCGCCGTAGCGCGGCCGCCGCGTCTCCGTCCGGAGAGCGGGCGATCTGGTCGGCGCCGATGGCGTCCACGACGACCGGCGCCTTCTGGCGCTCGGTGATCAGGGCGACGGTGTTGCCGCGCTCCGCCTCGGCCGTGACCACCAGCGCGTCGAGCGCGATCGCCTCGGGCTCGAGCGAGACGTCCAGGGTGACGGTCTGACCGGTCTGGACCTGGACGCCGGTCACGGTCTTGGACGCGAATCCGAGCAGATCCACCCGGAGCTCGACCGTTCCGGCCGGAACGGATCGCAACACGAACCGCCCATCCAACGACGAAAGCGTGCCTACCCCCGTGTCCGGGATGTAGACCTGTGCGTTGGAGAGTGGCTCTCCATTCTGCGCGCTTACCACGCGCCCTACGATCCGTCCGTCGCTCGTGGCCTGGGCGCCTGCTGCCGCGCCCGAGGTCAGGATCAGGAACGCCGCCACCAGGGTGGAGCGTCCGACGGACCGGAGGAAATCGACCAACGCGTGCATATGCGCTGTCTCCTCTGCGAGTTCCCATGGGTCCGGTGAGCCGACCATTCGACTCGGATGGAACGCTACCGGGCGGGAGTAACAGGGCACGCGCGGGAGTGTGACGGATTGGTAAAGGAGGCAAGTCGTTGATACAGAACAGCTTGGAGAACGTGGACCTCAGGCGCGGGCCTACGGCCCGTTACGGGCCGCAGGGCTCGGTGACGGACCGAGGCCGGAGACGTCCCCGGGGCCACGGGGATGCGCGGCCCGTCTGGAGCGATTCGCTCCGACCCGGTGGCCGGATCCGGCGCAGCGCGGCCGCAACAGGGGTTTGGAGCGCGCGCGCGAGCGAGCAGGCCGTCCTCTGGCATGGCCGCTGCACCCTGACTCCCCAGCGCGCGGCGACGCCGCGCACCCGAGACCGTCAAGGAGTGGGTATGCGATATCGGACCTTCGCAGGTCGGGCTACGATCCTGGTGTTCCTGGCCTCCACCGCCGCCTCGTGCGCGTCGCTCCGCGAGGAGACGCAGGCCGAGGAAGGCGCTGCCGTCGGAGCGGCCACCGGCGCAGTGGTGGGAGCCGTGATCGGCTCCCGGAGCGGCTCGACCGCCAAGGGCGCGATCCTGGGCGCCGTGGTGGGAGGCACCGCCGGCGCCATCATCGGCAGCCGGATGGACGAACAGGCGGACGACCTCGAGGACGAGCTGGAGGGGGCGACCGTCGAGCGCGTGGGCGAGGGCATCCAGGTCACCTTCGAGTCGGGGATCCTCTTCGGATTCGATTCGGATCGCCTCCTGGCGGACGCGGAAACGAACCTGACGGAGCTCGCCAGCTCGTTGGAGGAGTATCCCGGCACCAACCTGCTGATCGTCGGCCACACCGACGCGACGGGCAGCGACCGCTACAACCAGGGGCTGTCGGAGCGGCGGGCCCAGGCCGCTGCGCGTTTCCTCTCCGCCCGCGGCGTCGACGCAGACCGGATCGAGCAGCGCGGCCTGGGCGAGACGGAGCCTGTCGCGAGCAACGAGACGGAGGACGGTCGCGCCCTCAACCGCCGCGTCGAGGTGGCCATCTTCGCCAGCGATTCCCTGCAGGCCGCCGCCCGCCGCCGGGCGGGCAGTGGGTCCTGACCCGGCACCGACGCGCCAGGGCATCCCGCGGCGCCTCTCCTCCGGGAGGGGCGCCGCGGTCGTTCTCGGATCCGCGGAGGGCCCGGCGGTCGTTCCTCCGGAGGCCGCGCCGTAGATTGCGCCCTGTCCGAGCCCGGAAGCCCCTGATCCCCCTCCCACGCGGAGCGCATACGTGAAGCCACCCCTGCGGTCCTTGCGGGTCGCGGCGCTGCTCTGGGTCGCCTGCGCGGCGCCGCCGGCGTCCGCACAGATCCTCGAACCGGCCACCCCCGCCAGCGTCGGCATCTCCGAGGCCCGCTTGGAGCGCTGGGACCGGCTCGCGCGAGCCTACGTGGACTCGAGCCGCATCGCCGGAGTGGTCAGCCTGGTCGCCCGGGACGGCAAGCTCGTCCATCTGCGGGCGTACGGCTCCCTCGACGTGGAGGAGGGCCGGCCGATGCGTACCGACGCGCTGTTCCGCATCGCCTCCATGACCAAGGCCGTCACCAGCGTCGCCGCCATGATGCTCGTGGAGGAGGGTCGACTGGCCCTCGACGAGCCGGTGTCCCGGTACATCCCGGCGTTCGCGGCCTCGCGGGTGGCCGTACCCGACAGCACACGCTTCGGAGGCCTCCTGTTCTCCGAGCGGGCACCCTCGCGTGAGATCACCGTCCGCGACCTCCTCACCCACACCTCCGGCATCTCCTACGGCGGAGGCCGGCTGGCCCAACGCTATCAGGAGGCGGGCGTCTACCTCTGGTACTTCGCGGACAAGCCGGAGCCGATCGGCACCACCATGGAGCGGCTGGCCACGCTGCCCTTCGAAGCGCACCCGGGGAGCGCGTGGGTCTACGGCTTCTCGACCGACGTCCTCGGCCGCGTGGTCGAGGTGGCGTCGGGGCTGCCGCTCGACCGCTTCTTCCGCGAGCGCATCTTCGAGCCGCTCGGCATGCGGGACACGCACTTCTATCCGCCCGCCTCCAAG is from Gemmatimonadota bacterium and encodes:
- a CDS encoding carboxypeptidase-like regulatory domain-containing protein; the protein is MHALVDFLRSVGRSTLVAAFLILTSGAAAGAQATSDGRIVGRVVSAQNGEPLSNAQVYIPDTGVGTLSSLDGRFVLRSVPAGTVELRVDLLGFASKTVTGVQVQTGQTVTLDVSLEPEAIALDALVVTAEAERGNTVALITERQKAPVVVDAIGADQIARSPDGDAAAALRRVPGLSVVDGKYAYVRGLGERYSSTTLNGAPLASPVPDKKVIPLDVIPSSMLESIVTAKSYSPDQPGDYAGGLVQLRTKDFPAFRIFNVSASSGYNSAVSLQDGLGYAGGGYDFLGFDDGTRDLPSLLPGDRPINRSNFTPAELQAFGQAFSGAWGPSNQSIPVNESFGLSFGDEFELFDRSFGFLASINQSSDYGVQTDLVERAFSASGGSDPEVDYAGQVTTHSVSLGALVNASYELAPTHRLTINGVYNRLTDDAARSLQGFNLDSNTDQRNTRIQYVAQTLTNGQLRGQHEFSGLGNVGFDWRASYTRAERYEPNTRESLYREFNGQFFWDDFIQSGSVFHQDMVDDGMSGGANLKVPFTLRGLPATLQVGASADRKDRDAYSRRFRFRPQGSDINSEVRALEPDELFQPQYISPTGFEIQEATFRTDNYTASEDIDAAYVMMDAEILPRLRLVGGARVERSRQLVDPTDLFPQAGQTPLTGADLERTQVLPAINLTLNLGEAMNIRASASQTLARPQLRELAPFSFADYAGGFLVVGNPELDVSRIQNYDLRWEWFFQPGALIAISGFYKDFTNPIEVQVLPSTELIKTWVNAPSAQNYGTEIELRAPLSIFADGLTPFTANANITLVQSDVDAGGLIRYYLPGTGASEITVLERNRALQGQSPYVVNAGLSYFNEGSNTTATVLFNRFGRRIDAVNREATPDIYEEGRSQLDVVFEQRLRDNLSFKLSAGRLLGNQVLFTQGGDPVRSYDTGRTFSVSIKVGS
- a CDS encoding serine hydrolase domain-containing protein — encoded protein: MKPPLRSLRVAALLWVACAAPPASAQILEPATPASVGISEARLERWDRLARAYVDSSRIAGVVSLVARDGKLVHLRAYGSLDVEEGRPMRTDALFRIASMTKAVTSVAAMMLVEEGRLALDEPVSRYIPAFAASRVAVPDSTRFGGLLFSERAPSREITVRDLLTHTSGISYGGGRLAQRYQEAGVYLWYFADKPEPIGTTMERLATLPFEAHPGSAWVYGFSTDVLGRVVEVASGLPLDRFFRERIFEPLGMRDTHFYPPASKADRMATVYSANAAGQIHRAADEGMGQGDYLTGPRQSFSGGAGLVSTAQDYARFLQALLDGGRLGDARILAPATVDLMTVNHVDTLYRQPGRGFGLGFEILEDPGAAGLYGSPGTFGWGSAYYSTYWVDPQERLVGIFLAQLVPAGGLDLQPKFRTLVYQAITGPVP
- a CDS encoding OmpA family protein, whose protein sequence is MRYRTFAGRATILVFLASTAASCASLREETQAEEGAAVGAATGAVVGAVIGSRSGSTAKGAILGAVVGGTAGAIIGSRMDEQADDLEDELEGATVERVGEGIQVTFESGILFGFDSDRLLADAETNLTELASSLEEYPGTNLLIVGHTDATGSDRYNQGLSERRAQAAARFLSARGVDADRIEQRGLGETEPVASNETEDGRALNRRVEVAIFASDSLQAAARRRAGSGS